In Sorghum bicolor cultivar BTx623 chromosome 10, Sorghum_bicolor_NCBIv3, whole genome shotgun sequence, one genomic interval encodes:
- the LOC8076737 gene encoding heterogeneous nuclear ribonucleoprotein 1, with protein sequence MAGYGEENQNAMNGYEEEEEEEEVEEVEEVYEEEEEEGDGDGEGEGEADEGAAAAEAAAMAAETRSVVGDRGLAEAAGNVDAGGEDGRDADSGGGDSSGKIFVGGVAWETTEETFTKHFQKYGAITDSVIMKDKHTRMPRGFGFVTFSDPSVLDRVLEDAHVIDGRTVEVKRTVPKEEMSSKDGPKTKKIFVGGIPSSLTEDKLKEHFSSYGKVVEHQIMLDHSTGRSRGFGFVTFESEDAVERVMSEGRMHDLGGKQVEIKKAEPKKPGGGDSSSNGRHSRGGGHRDSYRGSGGGSGVSGNSSGGGYGYGGGYRSTAAAYYGSTAYGAYGRGYGYGGTAAGYGSGYGSAYGGSMYGGPYGAYGAYGGAYGGGAYGAPGGYGAGGYDSYGGAGGMGGGGSAGGRGSSRYHPYGK encoded by the exons ATGGCGGGGTACGGGGAGGAGAACCAGAACGCCATGAACGGGtacgaggaggaagaggaggaagaagaggttgaAGAGGTCGAGGAGGTGtacgaagaggaggaggaggagggggacggggatggggagggggagggggaagcGGACGAGGGGGCTGCGGCCGCCGAGGCAGCGGCGATGGCGGCCGAGACGAGAAGCGTCGTTGGAGACCGGGGCCTAGCGGAGGCCGCTGGGAATGTTGACGCTGGTGGCGAGGATGGGAGAGATGCAGATTCTGGGGGTGGTGATTCGTCGGG GAAGATTTTCGTAGGGGGTGTAGCCTGGGAGACAACCGAAG AAACATTCACAAAGCATTTTCAGAAGTATGGAGCTATAACTGATTCTGTGATCATGAAGGACAAGCATACTAGGATGCCTCGTGGATTTGGATTTGTTACATTTTCCGATCCATCTGTGCTTGACAGGGTTCTAGAGGATGCCCATGTCATAGATGGAAGAACA GTTGAAGTCAAAAGGACTGTCCCAAAAGAGGAAATGTCGTCGAAAGATGGACCTAAGACAAAAAAGATCTTTGTGGGTGGTATCCCATCATCTCTTACCGAAG ATAAATTAAAGGAGCACTTCTCATCATATGGGAAGGTGGTTGAGCATCAGATTATGCTTGACCATAGCACTGGACGCTCGCGTGGCTTTGGATTTGTCACATTTGAAAGTGAGGATGCTGTTGAAAGGGTTATGTCAGAGGGGAGAATGCATGATCTTGGAGGGAAACAG GTTGAAATTAAGAAAGCTGAACCAAAGAAACCTGGCGGGGGTGATTCAAGCTCAAACGGAAGACACAGTCGTGGTGGTGGTCACCGTGATTCATACCGTGGTAGTGGTGGTGGCAGTGGTGTTTCTGGGAACAGCAGTGGTGGTGGCTATGGATACGGTGGTGGCTACCGATCAACTGCTGCAGCATACTATGGCAGCACAGCATATGGTGCATACGGCAGAGGGTATGGATATGGCGGTACTGCTGCTGGCTATGGCTCAGGTTATGGCTCTGCATATGGTGGCTCCATGTATGGAGGTCCTTATGGTGCCTACGGGGCATATGGTGGTGCCTATGGAGGTGGTGCATATGGTGCTCCAGGAGGTTATGGTGCGGGAGGATATGACAGCTATGGTGGGGCTGGAGGCATGGGTGGTGGTGGCAGCGCCGGTGGTCGGGGCTCCAGCAGATACCACCCTTATGGAAAATGA